From Tachypleus tridentatus isolate NWPU-2018 chromosome 8, ASM421037v1, whole genome shotgun sequence, a single genomic window includes:
- the LOC143223985 gene encoding solute carrier family 35 member G1-like → MSYKNKLGYIHVFLAAVAEGVFGLFIQLIEGFEPEDIIGLNSVLKFLPLIPLVIYSRTQLLFDMKTMLVLVLRIICAAGAVSLLIYSYKFLPIGDVAAIFNCNPLFTMLLSMCFLRTRCHVFDILAVFCCLLGELFIFTPTFIFQDETNHTNSKTSSRNLGLAVALSSAVCESFALCLSQFISQLHFCVAPLYMTILIVTTWVIIVFRRGYVPNLWECSNNNIYLAVIAVLGVSIYLNLNLGLQVLQPGSVSVISSAFLPISYLTQVFILRDPGELKSYFGSTFVFLSIVMIGFKDFRDSFSLFVQSVCSCFVLPKRILPNHFVNPPDWKYSRVNEKI, encoded by the coding sequence ATGTCGTACAAGAATAAACTAGGATACATCCATGTATTCCTGGCAGCTGTAGCGGAAGGTGTATTTGGTTTATTCATTCAACTCATTGAAGGATTTGAACCAGAAGATATTATTGGACTAAACAGTGTCTTAAAATTTCTTCCTTTAATACCTTTAGTCATCTACAGTAGAACCCAACTACTGTTTGACATGAAGACTATGTTGGTGCTTGTTTTACGCATTATATGTGCCGCCGGAGCTGTATCTCTACTTATTTATTCCTATAAATTTTTACCAATTGGTGACGTTGCTGCTATCTTCAACTGTAACCCACTATTTACCATGCTTCTCAGTATGTGTTTCCTCAGAACCAGATGTCATGTCTTTGACATACTTGCGGTATTTTGCTGTTTACTGggtgaattgtttatttttacccCGACATTTATCTTTCAGGACGAAACAAACCATACAAACTCTAAAACCTCCTCTAGAAATTTGGGTCTTGCAGTTGCACTGAGTTCTGCTGTTTGTGAATCGTTTGCTTTGTGTCTTTCTCAGTTTATTTCCCAGCTTCATTTCTGTGTAGCTCCCCTGTACATGACGATCCTTATAGTAACTACTTGGGTAATAATAGTTTTTCGTAGAGGATATGTACCCAACTTATGGGAGTGTTCGAACAACAACATCTATTTAGCTGTAATAGCCGTGTTAGGAGTATCGATCTACTTAAACCTAAACCTAGGACTTCAGGTTTTACAACCTGGATCAGTAAGTGTTATTTCTTCTGCATTCCTTCCAATTAGCTACTTGACACAAGTTTTCATTTTGAGAGACCCAGGAGAGTTGAAGTCGTATTTTGGCTctacatttgtgtttttgtcaaTAGTCATGATTGGCTTTAAAGATTTCAGAGATAGTTTTTCACTGTTCGTACAGTCAGtgtgttcttgttttgttttacccaaaAGAATTCTTCCAAACCACTTTGTAAATCCACCAGACTGGAAATATTCGCGTGTGAACGAAAAAATATGA